CAGCTCGAGGCCTCCCTGCAGAAACAAGCTCCTGCTCTAAGGCTGTGCGTAGTAAGGCTTGCCTTCAAGCTACACTTCACTCATTGATTTAAAACCACCACAGTCTTGCTTTCAGGGAGACCTTGCTGATAAGGCAAATCTGGATTCAGGCAGTTTCAGTGCACAGAGCCACCAGCTGCAATAGTGTCCTCCCATCTCAGCTTCTCAAGATCTCTTTCCCAGGCAAAGGGGTCCAAACTGCCGGATGTCAGATGGCAATCACCAGAAGCTGATGCTGTCTTCTTTGCACACCCCAGGGATGGCCAAGTGCAGACACGAGGAAGAATAATCCAGAAGCTACTTGAACGGCAGGATGTGTGACTTCATTGGAATACATTCTATTCACAGGAAAAAGATCCTTCTATACTCACACACCAAAATCCACTGGACTCAGCCTGTCCCTTCCTCAGCAGAAGTTACTCCATGTGTTACATCCATGATGCAGCAGTACATCCCTTCAGGGATATGCAGACAGATGGTTTCTTTCTCCCCAAACTTAAAGTCATTAAAAAAGATACAAAGAACTGCTTTTAGCAGCAGAGAGGCATTTGAGATTTGAAAAATCTGGAGTGCAGGACCCAAGTGGATGGGGAAGTAGTCAGTCCTTGACCTAATAAATAGAGTAGAAGGAAGTCTTTGAAGTGGCCAGTAGCCCAAACATGAAACCTGAAGTCCTGCAGAGACCACTAGGAACTTTAATGCACCACACTGCATGGGGGCATCTCCTAGGATCCGCTGCCATacagtttctctggctccttttGTTAGGCTCGTGCACTATTTGGAATCTTGAAGTTCCTTTGCCTTCTTCAAAATCAGATGGACATCAGAGATAGGATAATCCTGTGTCAATGAAACAAAGTGATATAAGTGACTGCCTAGCGTTTCTTGTACACACTGTTTCACTTAAGCAAGGCAAACCTTGACAGCAGCATTCCTTGCCTATTATAACATACTGCTGTGTTCAGTTACTCCCTCAACAGTTTCCTGTTTTGTAACTGATCAAGCCTCAATACCCTTCAagaaggtttttgttgtttggttgttggttttttttaatttgtcctctAAGGGTACAGTAAGCTGGCCTGCTATAAGGGCTGTCTTCGTGCCAGAAAGCCTTATCAAAGCCAGTATCTTGCACAGCCCAAAGCAGGAACTGGCAGAATCAGAGACATCCTACTGTGCAGCGCAGGTGTTTCCAACCTTGGTCTCTCACAGATCTCAGAACTAAACAAAAGCCTCTGGCCAACAAATTTAACTTGTTACATAGGGTTTCACATCTTTGCTCaaaattattctaattttttGCAAACCAAATGAACATTACAAGCTTCTAGTCTATGACAATTTCTCTGTAGGCTAGAATGGGTGCACAAGCAGAAGATGCACACTTCCAGTAGTAAGCATACTGTAATATCCCTTAAGACTTTTCTGCACACAAACATCAGATATCTGGTACTTCTTTTCAGCCGGGCATAACCTCTCTCATTTGCTCTCACAGTACTATTTTAAGACTCTCCAAATTGCTCCCTATGCCAACCAAATTTAATCCTTACCTGTAGCAGCCTCATGTTCAGAGTGAAGTCTCCTTCCAGCAACTGATCCCGGATTAGTCTGAAAGATAGAAGTGATTCCAGCTACTTTTTACTCTTTAAAGAGGAACTTTAAAAGCAGGCTACACTGTGGCCTTTTAGAGACTTCCGTGAACAGTGACTACAACCTATTCACCAGATGCCTTAACACATGCCTACAGAAGACTCCTGGATTCACGTATTTAGGTAAAGGATGGAAAGAGAAGAGCAAGAAGGCTACCTATGTACTTACGTCAACATGGCACAACAGACgagcagaagaaaatcaaagcGCTTATCATCAGCAAAGAGGGAGTCCCAGATGCGGATGACGTCTGGCAGCAGAAACTCTTGGGACAAGAGCAGCGTCAGCCAGCGGAAGGCAAAGAACTGGGGTTTGATGTTCTGTTCTTGCTGTCAGACATGCACCAGGCAAAGAATGAATACATGCTCTCAGCCAGTTCCCTACAAGTAAGAGATGCACCCCATGTTtccatccccatctccacccCGACATTGCTCTAAGCTGCCAACTCATGCTGGAACATCAGCAAACCCATCGCCTCCTTTGAAGACTCTCACATTCAAGCTAGACAGAGGTTTCCAGTGCAGCCATGCACCACATCTACAGACAAGCCAGAAAATACTCCTCTGTCCACAACATGGACCAAAGGAAGCTTTTCTTCCTAAAGGCACTATTTGTGTTAGTTCCGTTAAACTTGCCAAGTAATTTTAATGTTCCCATTTGAACAACACTTTATCTCCAAAGCCGCAGCCCTCCCTCTCTAGCAGAGGCACTGTTTTGTCAggatttcctctcctttccagaAGCCCTGTTTTTATCAAAAAGTTTACTgttcacaaaaagaaacaaagatggaACAGAGTTCACACTGATGGTcagtaaaacacacaaaaaaagcacttCTAGCCTGAagctttcttgttttctgctgttAAATCCAAGGGACCATAAGTTTAATCAAGGTCAAACGAGTTCAGGATCCTGCTGATATTCTTAAGGACCAGCTGCTGCATGGCCATGACCATTTCCTGCCAGCCAAACAGtaagcagttttattttctccccactgAATCAGCCACCAGCCAATACTGTGGGTCATGTCACTGTGCAGACAAACCATCTTTTGGATCATAAAAGAAATATATCCTCATTtttctaaacacaaaaaaaaaaaatctcagtgtgaTTTGGTGAATGTTGGAGTAACAAGAACAGCTTTCCCTTCCAAATTCTCCTTGGACTTTCGCACCAAATAGACTATAAGACCTGAAGATGTTTTCAACAAAAGTTGCCTTCTACGTGTTCTACAAAACCCACACCGACCCAAGGCACTCAGAGACCCTTGGATGAAGGAGAATGGTAGAATTAGGTGGGTGGGATGGTCCAGCCTGCTGGATTTCACTTTACTTGTGGAGTGATCTCCATGCAGTTTAAGTTCCTGTTGTCAGGGCAGCCAGTGGCAACTGAAGCATGTGTGCGTGGAGGGGgggctgttttttgttttgttcttaaagacAGAGACAAAATTCCTGTAATCTCAAATTCAAAGGAACTCTATACCAAAACTCATGTTTTGCCTGATGACTAAAAGAGAGTGAAGACTTCAGCTCCAACTAAGCCTCAGCCCAGCTGACATGGGATCGTGGCCAAGTCACTTCGGACTCACAGCTGGCAGCTTTGCAACAAATATTGTTTACTTTCACGGTCAGGCAGGGGAGGAAAGCCTTGCTGTGTCAGCTTGCTCTAGGTTTACGCCAAGGAGCAGTTGTTTCAGTTCACAGATAAGAAAGCCTCTATGCTGTACAGGCAAAGCCCTTTATTCGCTCTCTCAACCTTTCTATTCAAGCATAGTAACAATTTAACAAAATTGGCTGACGTTTAAATACATTATTAAGCTCCACTCCTCGCATTCCAACCGAGACTCAAAGAAACACATAGCTCCTCACCAGTTTCAAATACAGCTCCACATCTTTTTCCTTCAGGGTAGAGTAGACCTTCTCCATTTTGTAGGTAATGCCACACTGAGAATCATCCAGGCTCTTAATGAAGTTGTCCCGAATTTCAGCCATTAGATTGGTAAAGCAGAAAAACGTGTCTGCTTCAGCGtgttctggggggggggggggggaataaatggTATGGGAATAGAGGAAGCATCACTGACAGAAGCACAGAGACTGTTCTTGCTCCATAATCTGGTTGCTGTACTAGATGCAAGTAGTGGATCACACAAGATCTTGGCTTGCTTGTTGTGGGACAAGACTAgcctctttttttaaagctaaaaatgtCTACTGAGTCACTGCAAATACAGACCCTGTGTGCAACACAAGGTCTTCGTGACACTGGGTCACACACCAGTTATCGATGCCCAAGAACACCATCTGCTCTTCCCGCCATCAGCGCGCGCCCTCAGAGCTCCCATGAAGTAGAAGCAACACGCAAAGTACTCCCATTCCATTCTTTTCTTACCAGGTATATATAGTACAAGTAAACAAGAGCTTCTAAACAGATTTTAAGTTTCATAAAGTGCAGCTTAGATCCatgcaaagcaaacaggaaaccCCTTGAAAACCCTCACTTCCCATATGTTCTCACCACTCACAGCCCATTCAGTTTCTATCAATCTGCTGCGGTCCCCAAAACTCCTCATCTCttgctgtatttgctttttgGCCCCGATCAGTCAGAACAGAGTTATTTAAAGAGAATCTCACTCCTTAAACAGCTTTACGCAGAGAACATGCGGTACGACAGCCGTTACTGAGCGGCCAAAAGAGTCTCTCACCTTTCCATTCGCTGTTAGGATCTGTAGCAAAGGTGTAATAAAGCGGCCCTACGATTTCGTTCATCCCCTGAACATACGCTATCCCAGGGTTCAGCTTGGCGTAGATGAACAAGATTCGCTCCACCACTTCCCAGTGAGCTTCACAGCCATTGGGCAGAACTTCGTACTCGTTTAGAGCATTCGGTGTCGTTTTAAGAGGGGAGCTCACCTGAAACGCAAGGAAAGATTAGGGCTGATTCAGGATAACCAACTGGCACAGATTATTTTGTACGTGTGACAAGCTTGGCTTTTAATACACATAGACTTCCAAAAGATTTGGGCAGCTTATACCAAGCAGGTAGGTTTTCACATAAAAAAGTAATTCGGGAGGCCCAAAGGCAGTGAAGTCCTAGTGCTGGCTATCCCTGAAGAACAAAGCAGTCTGTGCAGCAACAGAGAGATCCCCTGAATCATTACATGACCTGATCCCATGCAGTAAGAAACCACAGCAGTTCCACTTCTTTATTAGTAGTATGAGGAAAAGTATAGATCTGTTGTGGTAGCAAGCCACCTTCCCCAACAGCACATGGCACTTGTACTGTAACACTCGTGAAAGAGGAAAGAGACAACACACATTTCAGCAGATACTCAGCTCCTTTCCTAATTGCAGGTTTATGAGATCCCAGTTCTGGAAGATTATGTAAATTCAACTTGAATAAATTAACCCTTCAGTGTTTTGTTCCCATACAGAAAGGCACATGTCAAGCACAAAATAACTGAATCTTCCTCCAACTTCTGCCAAAAGTCAGTAAAAAAATAACCCTTAGAATTAAATACACCTATAATTCCCTACCAACCATCAGGCACATCAACTAATTCTACAAAGCTGTCCAGCCACCAGAATGCACAGTACCTGCTGGAGTATGTGTCCAATTTCACCATACAAGCAGAGAGAAATAGCAAAAAGCCTGAGAAATACCCTTCCCTTTATCAGCTAAGATGCCTTGCCCCATGGGCAGCCCCCATCTAGGTCTCACATTTGTAACCCCACTGCGGTTTCGTGCCACCGTCTGTGACTTGAGTGTGGTCTGCTCCACCCGCTTGCGCAGCGTCTCAAACTCATTTTGGGGGTCCAGGATTAAAAGGCAGGGGTAGTCTGTTGGGCGCTGGAAGAATGCCATGTCAGGGTACAGCCTCCTAGAATGGATACAGAAGGAAATCAGGCATAAGAAGAAGGAAGTACATGGCCCATGTTGAATGGGAGATtcagtttaatattaaacttaGTTTTCAAAGTACAAAGTGTTAACCAAACCACTTGGGTTCAGAAACCTGAGTCATTACGCCTCACACACCTGACATCTTTGTCTATCTGGAGAAGCACTTCGTTATCCTTGAAGTAAGTATTCCATCGACTGTCTGGATTTGGATTGAGGGGCTAAAGAAATAAACAACAGAAACAGAACAAGCGTGTTTCACATGTATCAAAATTCTCAGTAAATAAAGACTGATTTAACACATTTAGTGCTGCTCCTTCACAGTGTGCAGGAAGTGTATCAGAGCTCATGAAAACAAGCGAGCATGCAGGTTCACTTAGAGAGGCAGAAGGCAACATTTCCAATCTCTTTTCACCTGCCTCTTAATGACTTTGTTCCCAGATCAGGTATCCTGTCCCGTGTCAACAAGATTCCTGATTGCAGCTCCAACCTGTACAACAGAGACGGTCTTTGCACTTAGGGTAAGAGTTACCCACCCACACAGTACTTAGGCGCTGTGGTTATTAGTTACAAGTATCCCCCTCTATCTCAGCTCCGAGAAGGCTGATTAAGCACCACCATTGTGcccaggaaaaaggaaatacGTATTACTATGAACAACCTATCATGTATCTGACCAGTTTTCCAATATGATAAACTTAACACCCCCTCCACACACACGCTTTCCTCTCTCCACATCAAGATCCATGCAAAGTTAACAaataaccaaggaaaaaaaaagggggggggaaccCACGATGTTCCAAGAGATTCAAAGATCACTGTAACCTGACAACTTGTGGAGTTTTACAAGCACGCAAGTTTTACAGCACCAAAGCCTCCAGAGATCACGGCGGCACAGGTGACTGCACACTAGTAGAGAAGTTAACGTTCGGGACCAGTCATGGACGCAGTTGTATCATTTTACAGTCTCTTCTGATCAGTTACTTCACTCCCTCCCCTAACATATATACTCTTAACAGtgctttcagagaaggaaaaagccaagggatgcaggaaatagtcaactaaaaaaaaaaaaaaagccagcatcAGAACTAGAAATGAGCAAATTTTCTGCCTTCCATGCCATAGTCTAACTTGACTCTCCTGCCTTTTTTATATCCTCTGTTCATATTAGCCAGCTCTGAGTCCACCACAGACCTCACGTCTCAGGAGAGCATCTCTTTGCTAGAGGTACCTCCCGTGAGCCTCTCCCTTTCCCTAGGCGACCCATAGCCTGGGCAGCTGGCcccaaaggaggggaaaagggataTGCATAGCTGAAAATAAGCTCTCTTCAGAACCATTGGTGCTTTGCCAATAATTCACACTGAAAGCTATTAAGACCCAAGTGCCAGGCTGGTACCTAGGAACCGTCCCTCCTGCTAGCAGGGAAAAAGAGTTGAGAACAGAGCCAAGAGCAGGCCAGGGGTCCAGACTCCAGAACAACGGTTTATAGCTCTGGGGAATTTTCTGGAGCCCAAAGGTTTAACAACACTTACATGATCTTCTAAGGTCACATCTTCCCTTGAAACACCCAGGTTGGCTTTGGCGATCCCAGGCTGGATAATCATTTCCTTTAGGAACTGGGAATACAGATCCcttaaggaagaaaagaggaattaaCATTGAAGCAGAAGATTAAGTCAACACAAGCACCCAGACTGAGTTCAAATAGATCTCTCTGTACCACCCTGCTCAGCCAGAAGGCATTTGATTTCCTCTTGAGTTCAGCTGAAAAGGTCAATTCACCAGACCCAGGAGACAGCCTACAGAACACTGCATTCCACACAAGAGCAATTTATTTTATGAAGGTACTTAATTATTTAAGGAACTattctccttctctgcagatatcattagaaataaaggagaaagcaCCCGTGTCCTCACCTCTGTTTCTTCAGCAAAGGGCTCCATAAGGCTTTCTCTAAAGGGAGGTAGTTCAGGAGTATCTGTACAGAAGACAGATGCGCATAAATTAGGATTGGGA
The genomic region above belongs to Rissa tridactyla isolate bRisTri1 chromosome 14, bRisTri1.patW.cur.20221130, whole genome shotgun sequence and contains:
- the TBC1D13 gene encoding TBC1 domain family member 13 isoform X1; this translates as MSRLHQSRIADFQEVLGEPTVALAKLRDLCFSGIPFDGGLRCLCWKILLNYLPLEKALWSPLLKKQRDLYSQFLKEMIIQPGIAKANLGVSREDVTLEDHPLNPNPDSRWNTYFKDNEVLLQIDKDVRRLYPDMAFFQRPTDYPCLLILDPQNEFETLRKRVEQTTLKSQTVARNRSGVTNVSSPLKTTPNALNEYEVLPNGCEAHWEVVERILFIYAKLNPGIAYVQGMNEIVGPLYYTFATDPNSEWKEHAEADTFFCFTNLMAEIRDNFIKSLDDSQCGITYKMEKVYSTLKEKDVELYLKLQEQNIKPQFFAFRWLTLLLSQEFLLPDVIRIWDSLFADDKRFDFLLLVCCAMLTLIRDQLLEGDFTLNMRLLQDYPISDVHLILKKAKELQDSK
- the TBC1D13 gene encoding TBC1 domain family member 13 isoform X2 — protein: MSRLHQSRIADFQEVLGEPTVALAKLRDLCFSGIPFDGGLRCLCWKILLNYLPLEKALWSPLLKKQRDLYSQFLKEMIIQPGIAKANLGVSREDVTLEDHPLNPNPDSRWNTYFKDNEVLLQIDKDVRRLYPDMAFFQRPTDYPCLLILDPQNEFETLRKRVEQTTLKSQTVARNRSGVTNVSSPLKTTPNALNEYEVLPNGCEAHWEVVERILFIYAKLNPGIAYVQGMNEIVGPLYYTFATDPNSEWKEHAEADTFFCFTNLMAEIRDNFIKSLDDSQCGITYKMEKVYSTLKEKDVELYLKLTNPGSVAGRRLHSEHEAATGLSYL